TTATGGTGAAACACACATCGCATTGAaaacactctaattgagcattcaATAACTGGATGCACTGTTCCAGCTTGTGTTGCCATGCcatctcctgttcatacaggatATTTAATACTTGGGGTTCAGCATCATGGGATGTAGACGATCTGTTAGTGAACTgttgatataattatttagttttgTAAGTAGCTACAATTTAATTTTCTTTTTGTCTTGCTGGGGCTCCAGTTATCATTACTATTTTTAGTAACTTGGTAACTGTGAGATTACACTCCTGACCttttgtaattatattgtacatgtgattgtcAAATTATGATGTTATCATCATACACCTGTTAACCTGTGAAATTGAAAGCTGCATCTGTCACCATTGAGAATTTGcacaatgataatatagttagtCACACatcaataatttttttgcactaTAGAACTGAATCTAGCCACTATAAGCCTAACATAACTAGTTGGAGCAATCTTAAATAGTTGCATTCTTGGTCATGTGAGCTATGCAATTCAgcctatatacatatattttaaaaataaaatgttGCTGATATTTAACTGTCATAATAAAATAACTTAAATTTGCCTGCCCACAATAAGTATtggtcaggggcggatccagagtttggaaagagggggggcacctttctctaaaacagttgaagaccaaaaaaacttactgaaaaccagttgaagaccaaaaaaaaaaaaaaaaaaaaaaaaaaaggtcacaacaataatagctagttatccttaccaactatatcacgtctgttacgtaaaataaaatcctatttatagcttcataggtaagctacactgcctcatgaacattgtgactactttattagagtaattgactgctctattagagtatctcgatcttgtatgcaatttcgtgaaggggggggggggcatttgccccaaatgccccatcctggatccgccactgttggtggatgagaaactaatagctactaagtttatgtggcctaatagcacttatacatgtttctgactgcCTGTATTAATTCACAGGCTTTACGGCTTGccccctagtgggatagcattcagaGAATATACATATAGGCACCTATACCagatattttattattaaaatatAGCTACAACAAGTGTATTAGAGGTCTGCCAGCATTGATTTTTACACATTTGAACTTGACATGCAAATGACTGTGGTTTATGATAAGAAAACAAGTAGCTATATGGCTAAGTCAATGATGGCTCTCTACTGTTTAGCTATTCAGTTTCTTTTGTTCTTTAAACTTCAATGCACTGTCAGCAGAAATAGTGAAAGTGTTGTTTAAGACAACAAATTTTCCACTTCTTCACACACTTCAACTATGACAGGCCGTAGTTTAGAGCTGTCATGTAAACACAATAAAATTAGTTCCTTCAGCTTTCTCGGTTCCACAATACAGTCTAAATATACTTGTCGTCTTTCTACTTCTGATAAGGCAGCCTTCTTCCCTAGGGTTTCATTATACTGTGTTTCAGGTGCAGGTTCAGGCCATTCATGAGTCATCAAGTGTATCATTACACAACCTAGTGAAAACACATCTACCGGTTTACTGTAGTGTGGCCTTGCTATCATAGCCTCTGGAGGTAAGAAGAACTGAGTACCTGGAGCTAGTGTGTGTGATCTAGTCCCATCTGGATTAATCAGTTTAGCCACACCAAGATCAGCAATCTTTGCAGTGAGGTGTTTTGTTAGCAGAATATTATTAGAGGAAAGATCTCTGTGTATGATATCTCGAGCATGTAGGTACCTCAGTCCAAGTGAAATATCATGAATTATGGAAATCTTTGCATTCAATGAGGCAGTACTCTGTGTGTGATTTGCTAAGAAACTAGTCAAACTGCAATCCAATTTCTCCATCACAAGCCATGGTAGTTTAGCATCTTCACTGGGGGGGTAGTGGATACCTAGGAACTGGACTATGTTGGGATGAACCAGTTTGCTGCATTTAATGCATTCTTCTAAAAAGTTTTTTTGAATAATTTCAAATTGTTCTTTGTCAGCATAGTTGATAAGAAGATAGTGTAGGTTTTTGGCAGCACAAATAGTTCCATGTACAGACACTTTCCTTACAACTCCATAAGCACCTCTGCCTATCTCTTCATTCAAGTCTATAATTTCACACAGCTCTTGAACATATCTTAATGGACTCGGTGCCATTTCAAGTGCCAACTTTACAGACTAGAAAATTAACATGTTATCGTCATCTTTAAAcaaaatgtacatgtacacatgcatacatgaatTTTCATAATTATAAACCAATATGGAGTGACTTGATAACTACTTGTGATAAAATCTCAAAAGATAGTTATATAGCAGCTAGTGACAAATGTAGCGTAAGCGACTGATTATTGACCGGTATGCATTATCGACCTAACTAACATTTACCCATAAAAATTCCTCCGTAAACTCGTACTTGTTTACTGAGCTATTGTAATGCTTTCTGTCCCTATTTACAGGTTGTTAGCTAGTCATTTTACAACTTACTAGGCCAAGTACTTCCTGCtgtaagtttgtgtgataatGTAAAGGTGAGTTGCTGTATTTCTGTGGAGCAAATTGCCTAAAAAGCCAAGACCAACCTTGAGACCAACAATATACTAGTGCTGGGAAACAGGTTTTATAGATTCTTACAAATGTGATGAAGCATGAAACACATCTGAATGATAAGCTGGATCTGTTGATAAACAATTGCTGAACGTGCTCTTGTTCACCCTTGTAACAAACTGGCAAAAAGCAGCCAGGTTATTCTGTTTAGTCTTCAATAAGGTTAAAAACAAAAACCGATCAAAAGACTCatagtttttgttgttgttgcattGATAAAGATAGTATTATtaaactggttgtagctatatCTTGCATTCCAATCACGCAATTGATCTGAAACTTGGTGGACgtgagagagaaccatcattattaaattagGAAACATGTAAATATATTACAATATTTAAGATGATACTTTGGTCTCGTGCAACTGTACATTGTTATACACTGAATTGTGTCATCTATGGCAGAGTTTGCAGATGCAGTGCATTTTTAGTAGATAATTTATATATAGAAAATATACGTGCATAGTTGATAACAAGTGCCGGTGGTTGGTAATACCTACTTTGCATGGTCGTACAGAGCATTAAAATGAATTGGTCTACAAATACGGGACCATGactatatactttataaatgaaggaCAACCAAAGTGGATGGTGAAAACTAGGAGTTCATAGGACAATTCCTTCACTGAGTTATGAGTTAAGGACGAAACGTGTTTGATAATCATGATCAGTTGCTTATGCTATGACCCTCcagtattatacatacataattgaTCATATACTCAATTCATGCATGGTGGTCACTCAGTAGCTGATAATATTATCATGCTCAAGAAAAGTTAACATTCTATGCTAAAATTATCCAATATAGCAAATATTCTGTACTATACATATatcaggacacatgatagtgtgttgtgcagccaaggaaAGCCAATGCGTCAGGGAGTGTTAGTCGGTGTGACAgataagtgtgtattttacaggaaccaagaaaatttGTACACATTTGTACCTCAGTAATGGCAGAACAGAAATAGCCCATCTTTTTCTGTGTGACATCCCTCAGGGTGGGACATCTTCCATACCACATTTGAGCTAAATCAGCCCAGTTTTTTTTTAGATACACTTCTTCAAAGtattttctttatatttttCTTAATCTTTCTCCAGGTTAATTTTTCTTTTGGCCTATTTGTCTTTCAATTTGCAAATTAACAGATTGGTAAAAGTGGCAAAACATTACATGCGATTTTTTATCATGACTGCAGGGTAAACTACTGACAGAAGCAAATTAAAACTTTGTATGCAGATAGGCTGCCCATCATAgcacaaaccttttgtgatttgaagcACTGAGAAGATTAACTAAGGGGATAAAGCAAAACTAAACATGTTAACCAAACATGTTAAACATGTGCGATTGAGGTATAGTGGTGGTCCAGGGTTTTGGCCTACTGGCTTAACCACATATGTAAACTAGATATTTTTGCATGTGTCAGGTACCTATCAAGGTACAAGCCTAAATATCAGTATGCTATAGCATGAAAAGTTGAAAACCAACCATACATGCAAGTACCAAGCATGTTTCAAGATCTCtttataaagcagtcatataCATGAGTGCTCAGCAACTAATATGAagtaaaattaatttcaaaataGTGCAAATGTCTCTTAAAATCTAGTTTTCTTTTCTTTGCCTGTAGGGAAATAAAAATGATGGACAAAAGCCagcatatacaaatacaaaaagaaatgatgtctaatccaaaaacagccaagttatgAAAAGAGGTACGGCCTTCTAAAAATGGAAAAAATGTGATATATCTAatgtggcggtcaagaaatggctatgtCACAAATTAAATGACAGCATAATATCATTGCTGCCATTTCTTAAAatagccaccacctttgatatcacgtAATCTCtatttttgaaggccgcacccctttttcacagcttagctgttttggattatacCTCTTCATTCTGTTTTAACTGTTGTTGCAGGCTGGTGATAGTTTGCTCCTTTTCAGCTAACATTAAAGTCATTCTCTCCAGATCCTCTTTTGCCACAATTGGACTCCCTGACAGTTCTGGATTGCTAACTGGAGCATTTAAATGTCTTAAAGTTACTTTTCTAAGACGTTCTTCTAAGTCTTTTACTTGCACTGTCAGTTCAGCAATCTGCACATCTTTATCATTTAGCAGTTGGTCTTTAGCCTTTGACAACTGCAAATGTAAACTTTCAATTTGTGAAATTCTTTTAGTCAATCTGCATGCTTTTACTTCATCGTGCGCTTCTATTGATGTAGCTGTTGTTATAGGATCATCTTGTCCTACTTCCTGATCTTTATTGTGCTGTGAACTTCTCTTATGCATCAATAATTTACTAGTTGTTCTGACAATTTGTTCATTTTTCCTTTTGGAATTGTTTGGTTGTTTAGATGCACAAagtaaatgttttgttttcttgTGTTCTATGTGCTCTTCAGATAGTGTAGATGGCTTTCTTAATGACACAGTCTCACAAGGATCCTGCATGCACATTACATATAAAAATTTAACACAGACCTTTTAAATAGACTGGtctatgtatgcatatatgcatgtagctattgAGGTTAGGGATTATAAACTATAAGCCATCTGTCTTTTCATTTCAGTATTAAACTGCACAGGCCCTTTTGTATTAGTGTTCCAGGTATTATACATTCTTCAGAAAAATGAATGAATCATGTGAACTACTCAGTGTGTAAGAGccagtacatgtagctagctatacttacTCTATGTACGTATAAATTAGGCTTACTAACACAACCAGTGCtgtatgcaaaaaaaattacctgTAGCAACTGGGTTGCATGTATACCATGCACAGTCAAACTTCAATGTAAGTGAGCAATCaactatatacacacatattgCCCTTTACTATAATCTATAATATATATCCATGTCATATATATTTATACCACATACCAGACTGTAAACAGAAGCAGTGAACATGACATAGCAGCTACAAGTAGACACCCAGCTCAGTTATTAAGCACCATCACGGATCAATTGAAGTGTGTGCAGTGACAGGAAACACTATAAAATGACTATATATACCAC
The Dysidea avara chromosome 7, odDysAvar1.4, whole genome shotgun sequence genome window above contains:
- the LOC136259550 gene encoding uncharacterized protein, which gives rise to MFTASVYSLDPCETVSLRKPSTLSEEHIEHKKTKHLLCASKQPNNSKRKNEQIVRTTSKLLMHKRSSQHNKDQEVGQDDPITTATSIEAHDEVKACRLTKRISQIESLHLQLSKAKDQLLNDKDVQIAELTVQVKDLEERLRKVTLRHLNAPVSNPELSGSPIVAKEDLERMTLMLAEKEQTITSLQQQLKQNEESVKLALEMAPSPLRYVQELCEIIDLNEEIGRGAYGVVRKVSVHGTICAAKNLHYLLINYADKEQFEIIQKNFLEECIKCSKLVHPNIVQFLGIHYPPSEDAKLPWLVMEKLDCSLTSFLANHTQSTASLNAKISIIHDISLGLRYLHARDIIHRDLSSNNILLTKHLTAKIADLGVAKLINPDGTRSHTLAPGTQFFLPPEAMIARPHYSKPVDVFSLGCVMIHLMTHEWPEPAPETQYNETLGKKAALSEVERRQVYLDCIVEPRKLKELILLCLHDSSKLRPVIVEVCEEVENLLS